The Nitrosopumilus cobalaminigenes genome contains a region encoding:
- a CDS encoding PqqD family peptide modification chaperone, with protein MSTVSPQAIEDSLKQCMDPEVPLNIVEMGLIYGIDVTENNDVNIKMTMTTQGCPLHETLVEDATRFAKKVPGVNNVKIDIVWEPAWSMDKMTEEGKLKIKNMGAAMNTPAPINYETALPQGVGKLVQQEDGSMVLANEHEQGFMVNQAIVDFWKSCNGQRKVTDLVEVFAQQTGLQRKQVEKEVMQLLQQLREGGLIAIAGQPDTPNVEFKK; from the coding sequence ATGAGTACAGTTTCTCCGCAAGCAATTGAGGATTCGCTCAAACAATGTATGGATCCTGAAGTTCCACTAAACATTGTAGAAATGGGATTAATCTATGGAATTGATGTGACAGAAAATAATGATGTTAATATTAAAATGACAATGACTACTCAAGGTTGTCCATTACATGAGACTTTAGTTGAAGATGCTACAAGATTTGCAAAAAAAGTTCCTGGAGTAAATAATGTAAAAATAGACATTGTATGGGAGCCTGCATGGTCAATGGATAAAATGACGGAAGAAGGAAAATTAAAAATTAAAAATATGGGAGCTGCAATGAATACTCCAGCTCCGATTAATTATGAAACCGCATTACCACAAGGAGTTGGAAAACTAGTCCAACAAGAAGATGGTTCTATGGTATTAGCAAATGAACATGAACAAGGATTTATGGTTAATCAAGCAATTGTTGACTTTTGGAAATCTTGTAATGGTCAACGTAAAGTAACAGATCTAGTTGAAGTATTTGCTCAACAAACTGGATTACAAAGAAAACAAGTAGAAAAAGAAGTAATGCAATTATTACAACAACTCCGTGAAGGAGGATTAATTGCAATTGCTGGTCAACCAGACACACCAAATGTTGAATTTAAAAAATAG
- a CDS encoding SDR family oxidoreductase yields the protein MTRAIVLGGSRGIGKAISESLKTIDIDVFAASKKDIDTSYLQSVKKFLEKNSQTDILVLNTGGPAPKPFSTITEEDWKLYHNQLFLGFVTILQNIHINDGGYIFLISSSVIKEPNTKLIISSAYRAAFAEVFKVLSKEYAEKNISCVNIAPGPINTDRTQELIEDVKEFEKTLPMKRLGEPEEIGNFVKSIVENKIKYLSGVTINFDGANSNYIF from the coding sequence ATGACTAGGGCAATTGTTCTTGGAGGTTCACGAGGTATAGGTAAAGCGATTTCAGAATCGCTTAAAACAATAGATATTGATGTTTTTGCAGCATCAAAAAAGGATATTGATACATCATATTTGCAGAGTGTAAAAAAATTTTTAGAAAAAAATTCACAAACAGATATTCTTGTTTTAAACACAGGTGGGCCTGCTCCAAAACCATTCTCAACTATTACTGAAGAGGATTGGAAATTATACCATAATCAATTATTTTTAGGGTTTGTCACAATTTTACAAAATATCCACATAAATGATGGAGGATACATATTTTTGATTAGTTCTAGTGTAATTAAAGAACCAAATACAAAATTAATAATTTCATCAGCATATCGTGCTGCATTTGCTGAAGTTTTCAAAGTATTGAGTAAAGAATATGCTGAGAAAAATATTAGTTGTGTAAACATTGCTCCAGGACCAATCAACACTGATAGAACTCAAGAATTAATAGAAGATGTTAAAGAATTTGAAAAAACACTACCTATGAAAAGACTTGGAGAACCTGAGGAAATTGGGAACTTTGTAAAATCAATTGTTGAAAATAAAATAAAATATCTATCAGGAGTTACAATTAATTTTGATGGTGCAAATTCAAATTATATTTTCTAA
- a CDS encoding aminotransferase class I/II-fold pyridoxal phosphate-dependent enzyme, protein MKVSKKVVGVEYAIRDIVLAARKVEQKGMQVDYLNIGDPVQFGFQPPDNVKQALINAINNGDNFYSTSEGLLELREEIAKKENAKGLSITADDILITNGVSEGLDMVISSIVEEGDEVLLPGPYYPPYASYVRLHGGVPVEFAVDLNNSTPDIDDIKSKITSKTVAICLISPNNPTGVVFNEKALKELVDIANQHNLYIICDEIYDQIVFDDKFIGIGKVAGDSPVIVLNGFSKVHLMSGWRIGYIAFNQSPQLAELREHLPKLARVRIATSLPVQYAALESLRGPQDYINDFVSEMKKHRDFVIKRLNEMPGLSCSNPKGSFYAFPKIEDNRFGTDKEFVTKLLEQKGVLTVHGSGFGEQYGSGHFRLVYLPDLKILDSAMNKIQEFVSQ, encoded by the coding sequence TTGAAGGTATCTAAAAAAGTAGTTGGAGTAGAATATGCAATTAGAGATATTGTTCTAGCTGCCCGAAAAGTAGAACAAAAAGGCATGCAAGTTGATTATCTCAACATTGGTGATCCTGTTCAGTTTGGATTTCAACCTCCTGATAATGTAAAACAAGCTTTGATTAATGCAATTAACAACGGTGATAATTTCTATTCTACATCTGAAGGTCTTTTGGAATTAAGAGAAGAAATAGCTAAAAAAGAAAATGCTAAAGGACTCTCAATTACGGCTGATGATATTTTAATCACTAATGGTGTCTCTGAAGGACTCGACATGGTGATCTCTTCAATTGTTGAAGAAGGTGATGAAGTATTGCTACCCGGGCCTTACTATCCTCCATACGCTTCATATGTTAGACTACACGGAGGAGTTCCTGTAGAATTTGCTGTAGACTTGAACAATTCAACTCCTGACATTGATGATATAAAATCAAAAATTACTTCAAAAACTGTAGCCATTTGTTTAATCAGTCCAAATAACCCCACTGGAGTTGTATTTAATGAAAAAGCACTCAAAGAACTCGTTGACATTGCAAATCAACATAATCTCTACATAATCTGTGATGAGATTTATGATCAAATAGTATTTGATGATAAATTTATTGGAATTGGAAAAGTTGCTGGTGATTCACCAGTTATTGTTCTTAATGGTTTTTCTAAAGTTCACTTGATGTCTGGTTGGAGAATTGGCTACATTGCATTTAATCAATCTCCACAACTAGCTGAATTGCGAGAACATCTCCCAAAACTTGCAAGAGTTAGAATTGCAACCAGTCTTCCAGTACAATATGCAGCTTTAGAATCTCTTCGTGGGCCACAAGATTACATTAATGACTTTGTTTCAGAAATGAAAAAACATAGAGATTTTGTTATTAAACGATTAAATGAAATGCCTGGATTATCTTGTTCTAATCCTAAAGGATCATTTTATGCATTTCCAAAAATTGAAGATAATAGATTTGGAACTGATAAAGAATTTGTCACAAAATTATTAGAACAAAAAGGTGTACTCACTGTTCACGGTTCTGGATTTGGGGAACAATATGGAAGTGGACATTTTAGACTTGTATATCTACCAGATCTTAAAATATTAGATTCGGCAATGAATAAAATCCAAGAATTTGTTAGTCAGTAA
- a CDS encoding pyridoxamine 5'-phosphate oxidase family protein — protein MNKRDDFLKEQKVLRLATVGKNKTPHIVPVWYRYSSKKFYIGTNTKTLKAKNVKKNNQVSCCVDVGINAPNIYGVQVQGKANLILENNKVKTIAKKILLRYFKSLENKSAKELLEDTDCIIEVVPEKFTVWNY, from the coding sequence ATGAACAAAAGAGATGACTTCCTAAAAGAACAAAAAGTATTACGATTAGCAACAGTTGGTAAAAACAAAACCCCACATATTGTGCCTGTATGGTATAGGTATAGTAGTAAAAAATTCTACATTGGGACAAACACTAAAACTCTAAAAGCAAAAAATGTAAAGAAAAATAATCAAGTTTCTTGTTGTGTTGATGTAGGAATTAATGCTCCAAATATTTACGGTGTTCAAGTACAAGGAAAAGCTAATTTGATTTTAGAGAATAACAAAGTCAAAACTATTGCAAAAAAGATTCTTTTAAGATATTTCAAATCATTGGAGAATAAATCAGCAAAAGAATTACTAGAGGATACTGATTGTATAATAGAAGTTGTTCCTGAAAAATTTACAGTTTGGAATTACTGA
- the npdG gene encoding NADPH-dependent F420 reductase: protein MKVGIIGGTGGMGKGFALRWSQNYDVIIGSRDAGRASESAVEYTNLAKEAFGEIKGSISGTDNVSVAKESDVLILSIPYENIDSVCSGILSEVKDTCVVVSPIVPMTKTDVGFECISIKDNKPFSYKLVSEHMKDKSKLVSAFHVISEKKLVNPTLELDYDIFVCGDDKESVAVVNGLIDEIKGLRSIYLGPIELSYLAEMSTPLLLNAMIRNKIKNPGIKII, encoded by the coding sequence ATGAAAGTTGGAATAATTGGAGGAACAGGCGGAATGGGCAAAGGATTTGCTTTAAGATGGTCACAAAATTATGACGTAATTATTGGCTCTAGAGATGCTGGACGAGCATCCGAATCAGCTGTAGAATATACTAATCTTGCAAAAGAAGCATTTGGAGAAATTAAAGGATCAATTTCTGGAACCGATAATGTTTCAGTAGCAAAAGAAAGCGATGTTTTGATTTTATCTATTCCATATGAAAATATTGATTCAGTATGTTCAGGAATATTATCAGAAGTAAAAGATACTTGTGTTGTTGTATCACCAATTGTTCCAATGACTAAAACAGATGTTGGATTCGAATGTATTTCAATTAAAGACAACAAACCATTTTCATACAAACTTGTTTCAGAACATATGAAAGATAAATCAAAACTTGTTTCAGCATTTCATGTAATTTCTGAAAAGAAATTGGTAAATCCAACACTAGAATTAGATTATGATATTTTTGTGTGTGGAGATGATAAAGAATCAGTTGCAGTGGTAAATGGATTGATTGATGAAATCAAAGGACTACGATCAATTTACTTGGGACCAATTGAATTATCATATCTTGCAGAAATGTCAACTCCATTGCTACTAAATGCAATGATAAGAAATAAGATAAAGAATCCAGGTATCAAAATTATCTAA
- a CDS encoding histidine phosphatase family protein, giving the protein MGQIIFLRHGQAKNNTDRILAGRTEGVPLTETGIKQAEHTAELLEHMNVSAIYSSPIQRAKHTAEIVGKHNSIDVTVDERLIELDMGKFTGMPYDEIFTSHGNVFMKFYNGELEIAHNGVETFDQVKKRVLGIVDHVTENHPDENVVLVTHMDPIKAMLSTIVDLSPVNLFELIIANASLNIFREKEQKFSLSGLNVMHPSRFDQGW; this is encoded by the coding sequence TTGGGTCAGATCATCTTTCTTAGACATGGACAAGCAAAAAATAATACTGATAGAATACTTGCTGGAAGAACTGAAGGAGTACCATTAACTGAAACTGGTATTAAACAAGCAGAACATACAGCAGAATTACTTGAACACATGAATGTTTCAGCAATTTACTCTAGTCCAATTCAACGAGCAAAACATACTGCAGAAATTGTTGGGAAACATAATTCAATTGATGTAACAGTTGATGAGAGATTAATTGAACTTGATATGGGAAAGTTCACTGGAATGCCATATGATGAGATTTTTACCAGTCATGGTAATGTCTTTATGAAATTCTATAATGGGGAATTGGAAATTGCTCACAATGGTGTAGAGACTTTTGATCAAGTCAAAAAACGAGTTTTAGGAATAGTCGATCATGTGACTGAAAATCATCCAGATGAAAATGTTGTACTCGTAACTCACATGGATCCAATCAAGGCAATGCTTTCAACAATTGTGGACTTGTCACCTGTCAATCTCTTTGAGTTGATTATAGCAAATGCATCTCTAAACATCTTTAGAGAAAAAGAACAAAAATTCTCCCTATCCGGACTTAATGTAATGCATCCATCCAGATTCGATCAAGGTTGGTAG
- a CDS encoding heme transporter CcmC produces MKKFVGLFLVLGVLMIVPAIDLAFAAGDEPGEYLDRRVVIWNLFYRLMTVGFTVGAVVSGTIIWQCWRFRESHPKAKPTPYEGTDW; encoded by the coding sequence ATGAAGAAATTCGTCGGATTATTCTTAGTATTGGGAGTTTTAATGATAGTCCCAGCTATAGACTTAGCATTTGCTGCAGGTGATGAACCTGGAGAATATCTTGATCGTAGAGTGGTTATTTGGAATTTATTTTATAGATTAATGACAGTCGGATTTACTGTAGGTGCAGTAGTATCTGGAACAATTATTTGGCAATGTTGGAGATTCAGAGAATCTCATCCTAAAGCTAAACCAACTCCATATGAGGGCACGGACTGGTAA
- a CDS encoding cupredoxin domain-containing protein encodes MGGHSNWPEWIYIGVVVALMCWVGAEAWEAERLVEHVPEDAETIIVTGQQWFWTFEHEDGTKEIGELHVEVGKAYKFEIHSKDVNHAFNIHDYVVLMDAIPGRVNTVWFAPTDAGEHDIQCREYCGLIHYNMRGTLIVEEPKA; translated from the coding sequence ATGGGTGGACACTCTAACTGGCCTGAATGGATTTACATCGGAGTTGTTGTAGCATTGATGTGTTGGGTTGGAGCAGAAGCTTGGGAAGCAGAAAGACTTGTAGAACATGTTCCAGAAGATGCTGAAACAATAATTGTAACAGGACAACAGTGGTTCTGGACTTTTGAGCATGAAGATGGTACTAAAGAAATTGGTGAATTACATGTTGAAGTTGGCAAGGCTTACAAATTTGAAATTCATTCTAAAGACGTAAACCATGCTTTTAACATTCACGATTATGTTGTTTTGATGGATGCAATTCCTGGTAGAGTAAACACTGTATGGTTTGCTCCAACTGATGCTGGAGAACATGACATTCAATGCAGAGAGTACTGTGGATTGATTCACTATAATATGCGTGGAACACTAATTGTGGAGGAGCCAAAGGCTTGA
- a CDS encoding cytochrome c oxidase subunit I, which produces MVLELQKPRPIWQIMFSTHHTDVGLLYLISSLAFLFLGGTLALAIRAELFLPGAQIIADAMTFNRIFTVHGTTLIFLFIIPFASAVGNYYVPIMVRYKDMAYPKLNAIAFWMIPPAGALIWLGFADFTWYATPPYSIISAPGPAADMWIFGLKILGISSVLGAINFVVTILKCKHPDMSIGQVPLLAWSFLSSSLIILVAIPTFAAALLMLLTDRLGVSGFFNPAMGGDPIAYAHLFWFTFHPEVYVLVIPAIGMMYEIIPRFSRKPIYSYNSGVFAFVLLSIVGFSSWAHHMYATGMSFTEKTVFMVGTLAAVPASAMHVFNFVATMWNGRIKFSTPMMWAVGGIALFFSAGAGGVANAAMPLDFTTHDTYWVVGHFHLFVMGTIAFGSIGFLYYMFPYVTGRMYNETMGKIHFIMSFVGTVLVFFTQHVLGLYGMPRRIFDYPPIPEWIAMNQIATVGAMVIGVSMAIFLANMIYSSGKGQLANTEDPFGVGGKYYYPFEAKNPSH; this is translated from the coding sequence ATGGTTCTAGAATTACAAAAACCACGTCCAATTTGGCAAATAATGTTTTCAACACATCACACTGATGTTGGTTTACTTTACTTAATTTCATCACTAGCATTCTTGTTCTTGGGTGGAACCTTGGCACTTGCAATTAGAGCAGAGTTGTTCTTACCAGGTGCACAAATTATTGCTGATGCAATGACCTTTAACAGAATTTTCACAGTTCACGGAACGACATTAATTTTCTTGTTTATCATTCCATTTGCATCTGCAGTTGGTAACTACTATGTTCCAATAATGGTCAGGTACAAAGACATGGCATATCCAAAACTTAATGCCATTGCATTTTGGATGATACCTCCAGCAGGCGCACTCATCTGGTTAGGCTTTGCAGACTTTACTTGGTATGCAACACCACCATATTCAATCATCAGTGCTCCAGGTCCAGCTGCTGACATGTGGATATTTGGACTAAAGATTTTGGGTATTTCATCTGTACTTGGTGCAATCAATTTTGTAGTAACAATTCTCAAGTGTAAACATCCTGACATGTCTATTGGACAAGTCCCATTGTTAGCATGGTCATTCTTATCATCATCATTAATTATTCTCGTTGCAATTCCAACATTTGCAGCAGCACTATTGATGCTGTTAACTGACAGACTTGGTGTAAGTGGATTTTTCAATCCAGCCATGGGTGGAGATCCAATCGCATATGCACACTTGTTCTGGTTTACATTCCATCCTGAAGTGTACGTATTGGTAATTCCAGCAATCGGTATGATGTATGAAATCATTCCAAGATTTTCTAGAAAACCAATTTACAGTTACAACTCTGGCGTCTTTGCATTTGTCTTGTTATCTATTGTTGGTTTCTCATCATGGGCACACCACATGTATGCAACCGGAATGTCATTTACTGAAAAAACTGTATTTATGGTAGGAACTCTTGCAGCAGTTCCAGCATCCGCAATGCATGTCTTCAACTTTGTAGCAACAATGTGGAATGGAAGAATCAAATTCTCAACCCCAATGATGTGGGCAGTTGGTGGAATTGCATTATTCTTCTCTGCAGGTGCAGGTGGAGTTGCAAACGCTGCTATGCCATTAGACTTTACAACACACGATACATACTGGGTAGTTGGACACTTCCATCTCTTTGTGATGGGAACAATTGCATTTGGTTCAATTGGTTTCCTATACTACATGTTCCCATATGTAACAGGAAGAATGTATAATGAAACAATGGGTAAAATCCATTTCATAATGTCCTTTGTTGGTACAGTTCTAGTATTCTTTACGCAACACGTACTTGGCTTGTATGGAATGCCAAGAAGAATTTTCGATTATCCGCCAATCCCAGAATGGATTGCTATGAACCAAATTGCAACAGTAGGTGCAATGGTTATTGGTGTCAGTATGGCAATCTTCCTAGCAAATATGATTTACAGTTCAGGAAAGGGACAACTTGCAAATACCGAAGACCCATTTGGTGTCGGTGGCAAGTACTATTATCCATTTGAGGCAAAGAACCCATCACATTAG